The following proteins are co-located in the Frigidibacter mobilis genome:
- a CDS encoding DUF1003 domain-containing protein: protein MTARASQAHALCHVCGKSLARSKLQPWAAVRPGISALIAGAAPGWGEASLICHDDLARFRRLYVEQLMEQERGELTELEREVIASLETGQILSRQVDSDPPASFGERAADVVAGFGGSWTFILTFVAVLAGWIGLNVVGLLRAPFDPYPFILLNLVLSCVAALQAPVIMMSQRRQETKDRLRSQNDYQVNLKAELEIRQLHEKIDHQLAHQWQKLVEMQQLQIDLLEERIGDR, encoded by the coding sequence GTGACCGCGCGCGCCTCCCAGGCCCATGCGCTGTGCCATGTCTGTGGCAAGAGCCTTGCGCGGTCCAAGCTGCAGCCCTGGGCGGCCGTCCGGCCCGGCATCTCGGCGTTGATCGCCGGGGCCGCGCCGGGCTGGGGCGAAGCCAGCCTGATCTGCCACGATGATCTTGCCCGCTTCCGCAGGCTCTATGTCGAGCAGCTGATGGAGCAGGAGCGCGGCGAGCTGACAGAGCTTGAGCGCGAGGTGATCGCCAGCCTTGAAACCGGGCAGATCCTGTCGCGGCAGGTCGACAGCGATCCGCCGGCGAGCTTTGGCGAGCGCGCGGCCGATGTGGTGGCCGGTTTCGGTGGAAGCTGGACCTTCATCCTGACCTTCGTTGCGGTGCTGGCAGGCTGGATCGGGCTGAACGTGGTCGGGCTGCTGCGCGCGCCGTTCGACCCCTATCCCTTCATCCTGCTGAACCTCGTGCTGTCCTGCGTTGCGGCCCTGCAGGCCCCGGTCATCATGATGAGCCAGCGCCGGCAGGAAACCAAGGATCGCCTGCGTAGCCAGAACGACTATCAGGTGAACCTGAAGGCCGAGCTGGAAATCCGCCAGCTGCACGAAAAGATCGACCATCAGCTTGCGCATCAGTGGCAGAAGCTGGTCGAGATGCAGCAGTTGCAGATCGACCTGCTGGAGGAGCGGATCGGTGATCGCTGA
- a CDS encoding HdeD family acid-resistance protein, producing MIPEPTPRLPFSPRGLIWTGAVFVLFGLAAVALPVAATIAVEQLVAALLLVWGAAGIGFAAAMRPAPEWRMTAALFAGILLLGAVFLVFPRNGIETMTMLLVAVFLVEGVVALTIGLGMRKLIQAWGLLVMSGLASLALGVLILGGWPGTAAWMLGLLTGLNFLSNGVTLLLVGRAGARSGLK from the coding sequence ATGATTCCCGAACCAACCCCCCGCCTGCCGTTTTCGCCCCGGGGACTGATCTGGACAGGCGCCGTGTTTGTGCTGTTTGGGCTTGCTGCCGTGGCGCTGCCGGTCGCGGCGACGATTGCGGTGGAACAGCTGGTGGCGGCGCTGCTGCTGGTCTGGGGCGCGGCGGGGATCGGCTTTGCCGCCGCGATGCGCCCGGCCCCGGAATGGCGGATGACGGCGGCGCTGTTTGCCGGGATCCTGCTGCTGGGGGCGGTGTTCCTGGTCTTTCCGCGCAATGGCATCGAGACCATGACCATGCTGCTGGTGGCGGTGTTCCTGGTCGAGGGGGTGGTGGCGCTCACCATCGGGCTGGGGATGCGGAAGCTGATCCAGGCCTGGGGCCTGCTGGTGATGTCCGGCCTGGCGTCGCTGGCGCTCGGGGTGCTGATCCTTGGCGGCTGGCCGGGTACGGCGGCCTGGATGCTGGGGCTGCTGACCGGGCTCAACTTCCTGTCGAACGGGGTGACGCTGCTTCTGGTGGGACGCGCCGGCGCGCGGTCGGGACTGAAGTGA